The following proteins come from a genomic window of Macaca thibetana thibetana isolate TM-01 chromosome 15, ASM2454274v1, whole genome shotgun sequence:
- the PKN3 gene encoding LOW QUALITY PROTEIN: serine/threonine-protein kinase N3 (The sequence of the model RefSeq protein was modified relative to this genomic sequence to represent the inferred CDS: deleted 1 base in 1 codon) encodes MEEGAPRQPGPTQWPPEDEKEVIRRAIQKELKIKEGVENLRRVATDRRHLGHVQQLLQSSNRRLEQLHGELRELHARILLPGPGPDPAEPVASGPRPWAEQLRARHLEALRRQLHVELKVKQGAENMTHTCASGTPKERKLLAAAQQMLRDSQLKVALLRMKISSLEASGSPEPGPELLAEELQHRLHVEASVAEGAKNVVKLLSSRRTQDRKALAEAQAQLQESSQKLDLLRLALEQLLEQLPPAHPLRSRVARELRTAVPGYPQPSGTPVKPTALTGTLQVRLLGCEQLLAAVPGRSPAAALAGSPSDGWLRTRAKQQRGRGELASEVLAVLKVDNRVVGQTGWGQVAKQSWDQTFVIPLERARELEIGVHWRDWRQLCGVAFLRLEDFLDNACHQLSLSLVPQGLLFAQVTFCDPVIERRPRLQRQERIFSKRRGQDFLRASQMNLSMAAWGRLVMNLLPPCSSPSTISPPKGCPRTPTTSREASDPATPSNFLPKKTPLGEEMTPPPKPPRLYLPQEPTFEETPRTKRPHMEPRTRRGPSPPASPTRKAPRLQDFRCLAVLGRGHFGKVLLVQFKGTGKYYAIKALKKQEVLSRDEIDSLYCEKRILEAVGRTGHPFLLSLLACFQTSSHACFVTEFVPGGDLMMQIHEDVFPEPQACFYVACVVLGLQFLHEKKIIYRDLKLDNLLLDAQGFLKIADFGLCKEGIGFGDRTSTFCGTPEFLAPEVLTQEAYTRAVDWWGLGVLLYEMLVGECPFPGDTEEEVFDCIVNMDAPYPGFLSVQGLELIQKLLQKCPEKRLGAGEQDAEEIKVQPFFRTTNWQALLARTIQPPFVPTLCGPADLRYFEGEFTGLPPALTPPAPHSLLTARQQAAFRDFDFVSERFLEP; translated from the exons CCTGGGCCGACCCAGTGGCCCCCGGAGGATGAGAAAGAGGTGATCCGGCGGGCCATCCAGAAGGAGCTGAAGATCAAGGAGGGGGTGGAGAACCTGCGGCGCGTGGCCACAGACCGCCGCCACTTGGGCCATGTGCAGCAGCTGCTGCAGTCCTCCAACCGCCGCCTGGAGCAGCTGCATGGAGAGCTGAGGGAGCTGCATGCCCGAATCCTGCTGCCCGGCCCTGGGCCTGACCCGGCTG AGCCTGTGGCCTCAGGACCCCGGCCGTGGGCAGAGCAGCTCAGGGCTCGGCACCTAGAGGCTCTCCGGAGGCAGCTGCATGTGGAGCTGAAGGTGAAGCAGGGGGCTGAGAACATGACCCACACGTGTGCCAGTGGCACCCCCAAG GAGAGGAAGCTCCTGGCAGCTGCCCAGCAGATGCTGCGGGACAGCCAGCTGAAGGTGGCCCTGCTGCGGATGAAGATCAGCAGCCTGGAGGCCAGTGGGTCCCCGGAGCCAG GGCCTGAGCTGCTGGCGGAGGAGCTACAGCATCGACTGCACGTTGAGGCATCCGTGGCCGAGGGCGCCAAGAACGTGGTGAAACTGCTCAGTAGCCGGAGAACACAGGACCGCAAGGCGCTGGCCGAG GCCCAGGCCCAGCTACAGGAGTCCTCCCAGAAACTGGACCTCCTTCGGCTGGCCTTGGAGCAGCTGCTGGAGCAGCTCCCTCCCGCCCACCCTTTGCGCAGCAGAGTGGCCCGAGAGCTGCGAACTGCAGTGCCTGGATACCCCCAGCCTTCAGGGACACCTGTGAAGCCCACCGCCCTGACAG GGACACTGCAGGTCCGTCTCCTGGGCTGTGAACAGTTGCTGGCAGCCGTGCCTGGACGCTCCCCGGCGGCTGCACTGGCTGGCAGCCCCTCCGACGGCTGGCTTCGGACCAGGGCCAAGCAGCAGCGTGGCCGAGGCGAGCTTGCCA GCGAGGTGCTGGCTGTGCTGAAGGTGGACAACCGCGTTGTGGGGCAGACGGGCTGGGGGCAGGTGGCCAAACAGTCCTGGGACCAGACCTTTGTCATTCCACTGGAGCGA GCCCGTGAGCTGGAGATTGGGGTGCATTGGCGGGACTGGCGGCAGCTATGTGGCGTGGCCTTCCTGAGACTTGAGGACTTCCTGGACAATGCCTGTCACCAGCTGTCCCTCAGCCTGGTACCACAGGGGCTGCTTTTTGCCCAG GTGACCTTCTGCGATCCTGTCATTGAGAGGCGGCCCCGGCTGCAGAGGCAGGAACGCATCTTCTCTAAACGCAGAG GCCAGGACTTCCTGAGGGCTTCGCAGATGAACCTCAGCATGGCGGCCTGGGGGCGCCTCGTCATGAACCTGCTGCCCCCCTGCAGCTCCCCGAGCACGATCAGC CCCCCAAAAGGGTGCCCTCGGACCCCAACAACATCACGAGAGGCCTCTGACCCTGCCACTCCCAG TAATTTCTTGCCCAAGAAGACCCCCTTGGGCGAAGAGATGACACCCCCACCCAAGCCCCCGCGCCTCTACCTCCCGCAGGAGCCAACATTCGAGGAGACTCCG CGCACCAAACGCCCCCACATGGAGCCTAGGACTCGACGTGGGCCATCTCCACCAGCCTCCCCCACCAG GAAAGCCCCTCGGCTTCAGGACTTCCGCTGCTTAGCCGTGCTGGGCCGGGGACACTTTGGGAAG GTCCTCCTGGTCCAGTTCAAGGGGACGGGGAAATACTACGCCATCAAAGCACTGAAGAAGCAGGAGGTGCTCAGCCGGGACGAGATAGACAG CCTGTACTGCGAGAAGCGGATCCTGGAGGCTGTGGGCCGCACAGGGCATCCCTTCCTGCTCTCCCTCCTTGCCTGCTTCCAGACCTCCAGCCATGCCTGCTTTGTGACTGAGTTTGTGCCTGGTGGCGACCTCATGATGCAGATCCACGAGGATGTCTTCCCAGAGCCCCAGGCCTG CTTCTACGTGGCTTGTGTTGTCCTGGGGCTGCAGTTCTTACATGAGAAGAAGATCATTTACAG GGACCTGAAGTTGGATAACCTTCTGCTGGATGCCCAGGGATTCCTGAAGATCGCAGACTTTGGACTCTGCAAGGAAG GGATCGGCTTCGGGGACCGGACTAGCACCTTCTGCGGCACCCCGGAGTTCCTGGCTCCCGAGGTGCTGACCCAGGAGGCGTACACACGGGCTGTGGACTGGTGGGGGCTGGGTGTGCTGCTCTATGAGATGCTGGTGGGTGAG TGCCCTTTCCCAGGGGACACGGAGGAAGAGGTGTTTGACTGTATCGTTAACATGGATGCTCCCTACCCCGGCTTTCTGTCGGTGCAAGGGCTTGAGCTCATTCAGAAG CTCCTCCAGAAGTGCCCGGAGAAGCGCCTCGGGGCGGGTGAGCAGGATGCCGAGGAGATCAAGGTCCAGCCGTTCTTCAGG ACCACCAACTGGCAAGCCCTGCTCGCCCGCACCATCCAGCCCCCCTTCGTGCCCACCCTCTGTGGCCCCGCGGACCTGCGCTACTTTGAGGGCGAGTTCACAGGGCTGCCGCCTGCCCTGACCCCACCTGCACCCCACAGCCTCCTCACTGCCCGCCAACAGGCCGCCTTCCGGGACTTCGACTTTGTGTCAGAGCGATTCCTGGAGCCCTGA